CGCCTGCAGCGTCACCGGGGCCGCCGTCGTCGCCCTCGACGGCACCGTCCTGACGCTCGCCCAGCCCGCCCTCCAGCGCGGCCTGCACGCCGGTGTCGCCCAGGTCCAGTGGACCAGCACCGGCTACCTCGTCGCCGTCGCGAGCCTCCTCGTCCTCGCCGGGCGGCTCGGCGACCGCCACGGCCACCACCGGGTCTTCGCCGCCGGCTCCCTCGGCTTCGCCGCCGCGTCGGCCGCGATCGCGCTGGCCCCCGGCATCGGCGCCGTCGTCCTCCTCCGGATCGTCCAGGGCGCCTGCGGGGCGCTGCTCCAGCCCGCCACCCTCGGCATGCTCCGCACCGCCTACCCGCCGGACCGGCTCACCACCCCCATCGCCGTGCGCACCGGCGCCATCGGGCTCGCCGCCGCGGCCGGCCCGCTCCTCGGCGGCGCCCTGGTCTCCGCGTACGGCTGGCGCTCCGTCTTCCTGCTCGGCGTGCCGCCGACGCTCGCCGTCGGCCTCCTCGCCCTCACCGTCCGCGCCCCCCGTCGCCCCGCGCCCGCACGCGCGCGTGCCGGCGGCGATCCCCTCGGCGCCCTCCTGCTCGCCGGCGCGCTCGGCCTCCTCGTCCACGGGCTCGTCACCCTCCCGCACCCCGGCGCGGCCGGTCGGGCCGCCGTCGCCCTCGCCGGATCGGCGGCCGCCGCCCTCGCCCTCGTCCGCCACGAGCGGCGCGCCCCGCACCCGCTGCTGCCGCCCGCGCTGCTCGCGGGCCGCCCGGTGGCCGCCGGGCTCGGCGCGCTGCTGGCCGCCTCCGCGGCCCTCTCCGGCACCCTCTTCGTCACCACGTACTTCCTCCAGGACGTCCAGCACCTCGACCCGCTGGCCGCCGGCCTCCGCTTCCTGCCGCTCGCCGTCCTGATGGTGCTCGGCGCCGCCTGCTGCCCGCTCCTCCAGCGCCGCCTCGGCCCCCGGGGCGCGGCCCTCACCGGCGGGCTGCTCCTCACCACGGGCGTCCTGGTGCTGGCCCGGCTCGACGCCGACGCCGGAGCCGTGGCGACCGGCGCGGGCGCGGCGCTCCTCGGCGCCGGGTTCGTCACCCTGATGGTCACCGCGACCGCCGCGATCGTCCGGCACGCGCCCGAGGCGCACGCCGGGGTCGCCGGCGGGCTCCAGCAGACCGCGATGAACACCGGACCCGCCCTCGGCTTGGCCCTGGCCGCCCTGCTCCTCGCCCTCGTCCCCGGCGGCGGGTTCGTCCCCGCGCACGGCGCCGCGCTCCCGGCCCTCGCGCTCGTCGCCGCCCTCACCCTGCCGGCCGCCCTCGCCCTCCCCGCGGCGGGATCCGGGGGTCCGGGGCGCGGGACACGCCAGCCCGCCGCACGCCGCTCCCGCCGCCCGTTCTGCGTACGATCATGAAATGCACGCAGCCGGCCCCCGGCCCCGGCCCCGACCCGCCGCCGCGAAGCGGACCCAGTTCAACCTCGGCCGCGCCCTGCCCGTCCTGGTCATGGCCGTGGTCGTCGTCGTGGACCTGGTCACGCCCGACTCGGAGCGCGTCGACCGGCTCCTGTTCACCGTCCCCGCGCTCGCGGCCGCCACCTGGAGCGTGTACGGCACCATCGGCATCGGTGTCGTCGCGATGGCGCTGCGGGCGCTGCTCGTCGTGGGCCGCGGCGAACCCGCCGCGGAGGAGCTCCTCGCCAGCGAGGGCCTCATCCTCAGCATCACCGCCGCCTCTGCCTGGGTGAGCGCGGTCCGCAGCCGCTACGTGCGGGACCTCGCCGAGGTCACCGCCGTCGCCGACGTCGTGCAGCGGGTCGTGCTCCGCCCGCTCCCGCCCCGCCTCGGCCCCGTCGACCTCCACCTGCTGTACGTCGCCGCCGCGGCCAAGGCCCGGATCGGCGGCGACTTCTACGAGGCCGTGCAGATCCCCGGCGCCGTACGGATCATGCTCGGCGACGTCCAGGGCAAGGGCCTCGGGGCCGTCGAGACCGCCTCCGTCCTCCTCGGTGCCTTCCGCTCCACCGCCTACGACGCCCCCGACCTCCCCGCCCTCGCCGACCGGCTCGACGAGGGCCTGGCCCGCTACGCCGCCTGGGACCCCGACTCGGACGCCGCCGAACGCTTCGCCACCGTCGTCCTCGTCGAACTCCCCGACGGCGGCGACACCGGCCGCCTCCTCAACTGCGGCCACCCCGCCCCGCTCCTCCAGCACGGCTCCCGCATCGCCACGATCGAGGTCGCCGAGCCCTCGCTGCCCCTCAACCTGGCCGGCCTCGCCGACTCCCGCCACCACGTGGAGGAGTTCCCCCTCGGACCCGGGGACCGGTTGCTGCTGTACACCGATGGCGTCAGCGAGACCCGCGACCGCGACGGCGTCTTCTACCCGCTGGAGGAGCGCGCCCGCCTCTGGTCCGACGCCCCCTCCGACCGGATCCCCGAACTGCTCCACCAGGACCTCGCCGCCTACGGCGCCGACGGACTGGACGACGACGTCGCCGCCCTGGTGATCGCCCGCACCGGAGGGGCCGCGGCACCGGCGGCAGGCCCCCGCTGACCGCGTCCGGAACGGTTCCGTCCGCTCCCAAACGTCGACTTCGAGGCGGCCTGGGTCGTTACCGCCCCGTTGCGTGATCCATGCGCCCTTCGTGCGCTCTGGCCGCTCCCTTCCCGATACGTGAGGCTTGCGTGCGTCCGCATGACGGACGGTCACACCCCAGTCGAGAGGAACGGGTGCACGTGCCCCAGCCCCACGCCACCACCGACGGCTCGTCCGAGGAGTTCCCGGGATTCCCCGGGCTCAGGACCACCCTCACCGAGGCCGACACGGAACGCGTCGCGGCCGACGGCCTCTGGGCCTCCGGCGGCACGGTCCACCCGGAGGCCGTCCGGTTCGGCCAGACCGTCGTCACCGCCCTCCTCGCCGACGGGCCGCTCCCCGAGGGACAGCTGCCCGGGGCGCTCGCCGAGCGGATCGACCTGGTGCGCGGCCTCGCCCTGCCCGGGTACCACCGCGTCGAGACCTCCGACGGCCACCGCCTCTCCGCCTTCAGCCTCCGGCAGCTGGCCCCCGGTCCGCACCCCCTCGTCGTCGTCCCCTCCGGCTGGACCCCCTTCGGCTGGGGCCTGTTCCCCGGCGCCTATCTCGCCCTGGCCCTGCGCGGCCACCACGTCCTCGCCTACACCCCGCGCGGCCTCGGCATCCCCGGCCTCCCCACCACCTCGGAGGGGTACGTCGACGTGGCCGGTCCGCTCGACGTGGCCGACGGCTCGACCCTCGTCGACTTCGGCGTCGAACGCTTCGCCCCCTCCGCCATCGGCTTCCTGGGCGAGTCCTACGGCTCCGGCATCAGCCAGCTCGTCGCCGCCCACGACGAACGCGTCGCCGCCGTCGTCGCCCTCAGCACCTGGGGCGACCTCGCCGCCAGCCTCTACGAGAACCGCACCCGCCACCTCGCCGCGGTGAAGGCGCTCATCGGCTTCACCGGCGGACCCGTGGAGGAGAAGTTCGACGACGAGAACCGGCGGATCCTCGACGACTTCCTCAACGACCGGAACCTCGACGCCGTCGTCCGCTGGGGCGAGCGGCGCTCACCGCGGACGTACGCGGACCTCACCGACGACCACGGCACCCCCACCTTCTACTCGCACACCTGGCACGAGAGCCTCTTCGCGGTCAACCAGACCGTCGACACCTTCGACCGGCTCCGCGTCCCCAAGCGGCTCAACCTCTGGATCGGCGACCACGCCGCCCCCGAGGGCGCCGGACTGCTCGGCACCTCGCCCGGCACGCCCGACCCGGTGCTCGACGAGGCGTACGCCTGGCTCGACCACCACCTGAAGGGCGAGCGGAACGGCGTGGAGGACTGGGACGAGGTCTGCGGCCAGGTGATGTTCACCTACGTCACCGAGCCCGCCCTCGACCCGGTCACCGGCCGTCCTACCGGCGCCCGGCGGATCGTCGAACCGGCCGTCCGCGAGTCCCGTCCCACCTGGGGCGACGTCACCGTCGGCCACGAGGTCCTGGGCCTCACCGGCGAGGGTGCGGGCGGCACCGACGGCCGGCTCGTCCCGGCGGACGCGGACGCGGAGACCACCGGCTGGCGCCGCACCTTCCTCGCCGGCGTCGACACCGAGGCCACCGCGATGGGCGAACTGCTCCGCACCGGCCAGGCCGAGTGGAAGGGCGACCCCAAGACCTACGACACCCACAAGATCGACCGGCGGCACGCCCTCGCCTGGACCACCGAACCCCTCGTCCCGGCCGACGGCGGCCCCGTCGGCCGGCGTGTCCGCGGCATCCCCCGGCTCCGCCTCACGGTCCGCTCCACCGTCACCACGGCCGGGCTCGTCGCCCATCTCTTCGACGTGGCGGAGGACGGCACGGCGCACATCATCACCCACGAGCCGCTG
The Streptomyces roseofulvus genome window above contains:
- a CDS encoding MFS transporter, with product MSGAPGARRRTLACSVTGAAVVALDGTVLTLAQPALQRGLHAGVAQVQWTSTGYLVAVASLLVLAGRLGDRHGHHRVFAAGSLGFAAASAAIALAPGIGAVVLLRIVQGACGALLQPATLGMLRTAYPPDRLTTPIAVRTGAIGLAAAAGPLLGGALVSAYGWRSVFLLGVPPTLAVGLLALTVRAPRRPAPARARAGGDPLGALLLAGALGLLVHGLVTLPHPGAAGRAAVALAGSAAAALALVRHERRAPHPLLPPALLAGRPVAAGLGALLAASAALSGTLFVTTYFLQDVQHLDPLAAGLRFLPLAVLMVLGAACCPLLQRRLGPRGAALTGGLLLTTGVLVLARLDADAGAVATGAGAALLGAGFVTLMVTATAAIVRHAPEAHAGVAGGLQQTAMNTGPALGLALAALLLALVPGGGFVPAHGAALPALALVAALTLPAALALPAAGSGGPGRGTRQPAARRSRRPFCVRS
- a CDS encoding PP2C family protein-serine/threonine phosphatase — its product is MHAAGPRPRPRPAAAKRTQFNLGRALPVLVMAVVVVVDLVTPDSERVDRLLFTVPALAAATWSVYGTIGIGVVAMALRALLVVGRGEPAAEELLASEGLILSITAASAWVSAVRSRYVRDLAEVTAVADVVQRVVLRPLPPRLGPVDLHLLYVAAAAKARIGGDFYEAVQIPGAVRIMLGDVQGKGLGAVETASVLLGAFRSTAYDAPDLPALADRLDEGLARYAAWDPDSDAAERFATVVLVELPDGGDTGRLLNCGHPAPLLQHGSRIATIEVAEPSLPLNLAGLADSRHHVEEFPLGPGDRLLLYTDGVSETRDRDGVFYPLEERARLWSDAPSDRIPELLHQDLAAYGADGLDDDVAALVIARTGGAAAPAAGPR
- a CDS encoding CocE/NonD family hydrolase C-terminal non-catalytic domain-containing protein, whose translation is MPQPHATTDGSSEEFPGFPGLRTTLTEADTERVAADGLWASGGTVHPEAVRFGQTVVTALLADGPLPEGQLPGALAERIDLVRGLALPGYHRVETSDGHRLSAFSLRQLAPGPHPLVVVPSGWTPFGWGLFPGAYLALALRGHHVLAYTPRGLGIPGLPTTSEGYVDVAGPLDVADGSTLVDFGVERFAPSAIGFLGESYGSGISQLVAAHDERVAAVVALSTWGDLAASLYENRTRHLAAVKALIGFTGGPVEEKFDDENRRILDDFLNDRNLDAVVRWGERRSPRTYADLTDDHGTPTFYSHTWHESLFAVNQTVDTFDRLRVPKRLNLWIGDHAAPEGAGLLGTSPGTPDPVLDEAYAWLDHHLKGERNGVEDWDEVCGQVMFTYVTEPALDPVTGRPTGARRIVEPAVRESRPTWGDVTVGHEVLGLTGEGAGGTDGRLVPADADAETTGWRRTFLAGVDTEATAMGELLRTGQAEWKGDPKTYDTHKIDRRHALAWTTEPLVPADGGPVGRRVRGIPRLRLTVRSTVTTAGLVAHLFDVAEDGTAHIITHEPLNAYDLTADQDTTVTWNLQAAAYDVPAGHRLMLVVDSKDPLYGDASVTWTQTELGSPPGAASFLELPLG